A part of Carassius auratus strain Wakin unplaced genomic scaffold, ASM336829v1 scaf_tig00216444, whole genome shotgun sequence genomic DNA contains:
- the LOC113098237 gene encoding collagen alpha-1(XXV) chain-like, with amino-acid sequence MDQSADGNIESKQNSAKPFCQRYLVSFPTTVCLVLSLSSIAVCFLVSFKTHQMESRLRELEIKMTDICQESPKDISVPQELRESIETLLQERVNEAMPKLRVARDVTQDCNCPPGTSTYLLSEQCSVPKCGMKPYRN; translated from the exons ATGGATCAATCTGCGGACGGAAATATAGAAAGCAAACAGAATTCTGCGAAACCGTTTTGTCAGCGCTATTTAGTGTCTTTTCCAACCACAGTGTGTCTAGTGTTATCGCTGAGTTCAATAGCGGTGTGTTTTCTCGTGAGTTTCAAAACGCATCAGATGGAGAGCAGGCTGCGCGAGCTGGAGATAAAGATGACTGACATCTGTCAAGAATCACCCAAGGACATCTCTGTCCCACAGGAACTGCGGGAATCCATTGAAACACTCTTACAGGAG AGGGTGAATGAAGCGATGCCGAAGTTGCGTGTGGCGAGAGACGTGACACAAGACTGCAACTGTCCTCCAGGTACGTCCACGTATCTGCTCTCAGAACAGTGTTCAGTTCCAAAATGTGGGATGAAACCTTACAGAAACTGA